One part of the Luteibacter yeojuensis genome encodes these proteins:
- a CDS encoding BatD family protein translates to MRGILLGLVLGCVPLLAWAQDSAPVASLDRSRVGVGETVTLNIEIGDQTTDSPDLSPLTPDFIVLGTSTNHTLSIIDGKRESKTILGIALRPRREGHLTVPALSIGGQRTQPASLDVVASSDTGTPAADRPVALEGTAEPRRAYVGQQIDYTLRLYFSVNLADGQLGDPTAEGAEVRRVGQDANYQTMRGGRRFNVVERHYAIFPQHAGTLEILPPAFQGTAVDPTDANSFFGAGQPVNAVAEKVRVDVRARPASATDGAWIPARDLKLTLDGLPANGKARVGQPLTLTMHLTATGMPFEALPALSLPKLDGADVYPDKAVTGGGLSGSWVTGRRQQGFAVVPTRAGTLHIPSTTLHWWNVVTDKPEVATVPARDIDVAEGGAAAPATTAGAVTLPSAASPKATTAAGVATSAVPDAGYPWRSLFVGALALWLLTLVAWFVVARKGGLRQAREAVPPADAPTRERPAHALFLKTVAGTDFAAMERSLLQWARTVRPPLRTLGELSAALREGAQTDAIAALQRARFAGGEAPGAILRDAFERGFDWSTPAASKNDGGLPPLYPR, encoded by the coding sequence ATGCGCGGGATCCTGCTCGGCCTCGTCCTGGGATGCGTGCCGCTACTTGCCTGGGCGCAGGACTCGGCGCCCGTCGCTTCGCTCGACCGAAGCAGGGTGGGCGTGGGCGAAACGGTGACGCTGAACATCGAGATCGGCGACCAGACGACGGATTCGCCCGATCTCTCGCCGTTGACGCCCGACTTCATCGTTCTCGGCACCTCCACGAACCACACGCTGAGCATCATCGACGGAAAGCGCGAATCGAAGACGATCCTCGGCATCGCGCTGCGTCCGCGCCGCGAAGGACACCTCACCGTTCCTGCCTTGTCGATCGGCGGCCAGCGGACGCAGCCGGCGTCCCTCGACGTCGTGGCGTCCAGCGATACGGGTACCCCGGCCGCGGACCGCCCCGTCGCGCTCGAGGGCACGGCCGAGCCCAGGCGGGCCTATGTAGGCCAGCAGATCGACTACACGTTGCGCCTCTATTTTTCGGTGAACCTCGCCGACGGACAGTTGGGCGACCCTACGGCGGAGGGCGCCGAGGTGCGCCGCGTCGGCCAGGACGCGAACTACCAGACGATGCGTGGCGGTCGCCGTTTCAATGTCGTGGAACGGCATTACGCCATCTTCCCGCAGCACGCCGGCACGCTCGAGATCCTGCCGCCCGCGTTCCAGGGCACGGCCGTGGACCCGACCGACGCCAATTCGTTCTTCGGTGCCGGTCAACCGGTCAATGCGGTGGCCGAGAAAGTGCGTGTCGACGTGCGGGCACGCCCCGCATCCGCGACCGATGGGGCGTGGATTCCGGCCCGCGACCTGAAGCTGACGCTCGATGGGCTGCCCGCGAACGGCAAGGCACGCGTGGGACAACCCCTCACGCTCACCATGCACCTGACCGCCACCGGCATGCCGTTCGAGGCGCTGCCGGCGCTGTCGCTGCCGAAGCTCGACGGCGCGGACGTGTATCCGGACAAGGCCGTGACAGGCGGCGGCCTGAGCGGTTCCTGGGTCACCGGCCGCCGGCAGCAGGGTTTTGCCGTCGTGCCCACGCGCGCGGGGACGCTGCATATTCCGTCCACGACACTGCACTGGTGGAACGTCGTCACCGACAAACCCGAAGTGGCGACGGTGCCCGCGCGGGACATCGACGTGGCGGAAGGCGGTGCTGCGGCGCCGGCCACGACCGCGGGTGCGGTGACGTTGCCGTCCGCTGCCTCGCCGAAGGCGACCACGGCTGCCGGCGTCGCGACATCCGCGGTTCCGGACGCCGGCTATCCCTGGCGCTCGCTCTTCGTGGGCGCGCTGGCATTGTGGCTGCTGACGCTGGTCGCGTGGTTCGTCGTCGCTCGCAAGGGCGGCCTTCGCCAGGCACGGGAAGCCGTGCCCCCGGCCGACGCGCCGACGCGGGAGCGCCCGGCGCACGCGCTGTTCCTCAAGACGGTCGCGGGAACCGACTTCGCGGCGATGGAACGTAGCCTGCTCCAGTGGGCACGCACCGTCCGCCCGCCCCTTCGGACGTTGGGCGAGCTGTCGGCGGCCTTGCGCGAAGGAGCGCAGACCGACGCGATCGCGGCACTGCAACGGGCGCGCTTCGCGGGCGGCGAAGCACCGGGCGCGATCCTCCGCGATGCCTTCGAGCGGGGCTTCGACTGGTCGACCCCGGCCGCGTCGAAGAACGACGGCGGGCTTCCGCCCCTGTACCCGCGGTAG
- a CDS encoding efflux RND transporter periplasmic adaptor subunit, whose product MQRSPGKKLLLIVVLVAVAAIVFGMWRHEAGGKAKPAAKAPTAGVPVTTAVATRGEIDLSLKVIGRAEAYSTVNVRSRVDGQLESLAFTPGAHVKKGDLLAKVDPRPLQAAYDEAMGNVARDQAQLAKAEADQARYQNMLGKGFVSRADFDLYKANLGVARAALESDRAAARAAKTQLDFTTIVAPFDGVTGAPLAYPGATLSADTTDIVVLNEVDPIRVAFSIPEDSLAAVRNSVRRGPLPVHAKIPGDDGAPLNGELEFIDNSVDATTGTIVLKGRFENADGRLTPGQFAEVTLPTTRLSDAVSIPVVALQSSTAGTFVFVVKADGTVEQRTIATGATTADRVVVDKGLQAGERVVTEGQMLLVDGARVRVDKG is encoded by the coding sequence ATGCAGCGATCCCCCGGGAAGAAACTCCTCCTCATCGTCGTCCTCGTGGCGGTGGCGGCCATCGTTTTCGGCATGTGGCGGCACGAAGCCGGTGGCAAGGCCAAGCCCGCGGCCAAGGCGCCGACGGCCGGCGTCCCGGTCACCACGGCGGTGGCGACACGCGGCGAGATCGACCTGTCCCTGAAGGTCATCGGACGCGCCGAGGCCTATTCCACGGTGAACGTCCGCTCCCGTGTCGACGGCCAGCTCGAATCCCTCGCGTTCACGCCCGGCGCGCACGTGAAGAAGGGGGACCTGCTGGCAAAGGTGGATCCCCGTCCGCTGCAGGCCGCGTACGACGAGGCCATGGGCAACGTGGCCCGCGACCAGGCCCAGCTGGCGAAGGCCGAGGCCGACCAGGCCCGCTACCAGAACATGCTCGGCAAGGGCTTTGTCAGCCGGGCGGATTTCGACCTCTACAAGGCGAACCTCGGCGTGGCCCGCGCCGCCCTCGAGAGCGATCGCGCGGCGGCACGCGCCGCCAAGACCCAGCTGGACTTCACCACCATCGTCGCACCCTTCGACGGGGTGACCGGTGCGCCGCTGGCCTATCCCGGCGCGACGCTCAGCGCGGATACCACCGACATCGTGGTGCTCAACGAAGTGGACCCGATCCGCGTCGCCTTCTCCATTCCCGAGGACAGCCTCGCCGCCGTGCGCAACAGCGTGCGCCGCGGGCCCCTGCCGGTGCATGCGAAGATTCCAGGCGACGACGGCGCGCCGCTGAACGGCGAACTGGAATTCATCGACAACAGCGTGGACGCCACCACCGGCACCATCGTCCTGAAGGGGCGTTTCGAGAACGCCGACGGACGGCTCACGCCGGGCCAGTTCGCGGAAGTGACGCTGCCCACCACGCGTTTGTCCGACGCGGTGAGCATTCCCGTGGTCGCCTTGCAGAGTTCCACGGCGGGCACCTTCGTCTTCGTGGTGAAGGCGGACGGCACGGTGGAACAACGTACGATCGCGACGGGCGCGACCACCGCGGACCGCGTGGTCGTCGACAAGGGCCTGCAGGCGGGCGAACGCGTCGTCACGGAAGGCCAGATGCTGCTCGTCGACGGCGCCCGCGTGCGCGTCGACAAGGGTTGA
- a CDS encoding O-acetyl-ADP-ribose deacetylase: MNFQVIETDITTLAVDAIVNAANESLLGGGGVDGAIHRAAGPALLAACRALPEVRSGVRCPTGEARITPGFALPARFVIHTAGPVWHGGGRGEPGLLAECYTNCLKIACDEGVESIAFPAISAGIYGYPAEAAAEIAVRTIRGAARLPRRVVFCTFGARMTAIYETLV; encoded by the coding sequence ATGAATTTCCAAGTGATCGAGACGGATATCACCACGCTGGCAGTGGACGCGATCGTGAATGCGGCGAACGAATCCCTGCTCGGTGGCGGCGGTGTCGACGGCGCGATCCACCGCGCCGCCGGACCGGCTCTGCTGGCCGCTTGCCGGGCTTTGCCGGAAGTGCGCAGCGGTGTCCGCTGCCCAACCGGCGAAGCTCGCATCACGCCAGGCTTCGCCCTGCCCGCCCGCTTCGTCATCCATACGGCCGGGCCAGTCTGGCACGGTGGCGGCCGTGGCGAACCTGGCCTTCTGGCCGAGTGCTATACGAATTGCCTCAAAATCGCCTGCGACGAGGGCGTGGAATCCATCGCGTTTCCCGCCATCAGCGCAGGGATCTATGGCTACCCGGCGGAAGCCGCGGCCGAGATAGCCGTCCGTACGATCCGCGGGGCTGCCCGGCTCCCCCGGCGCGTCGTGTTCTGCACTTTCGGCGCCCGGATGACCGCCATTTACGAGACCCTCGTGTAG
- a CDS encoding MarR family winged helix-turn-helix transcriptional regulator has protein sequence MAELKVEDISFAYLINDVTLLFRKHFDRRAVRFGLTRAQWRALKALHRRPGMRQNELAEQLDMEPIAVGRVIDRLQAAGFVERRADPKDRRAWRLHDTDQARGVIDDMEDIARGLRRDATQGISTTDLQTMLAVLDRMKENLQGLDGPGEES, from the coding sequence ATGGCCGAACTCAAAGTCGAAGATATCTCGTTCGCATACCTCATCAACGACGTGACTTTGCTCTTCCGCAAGCACTTCGACCGACGGGCCGTGCGCTTCGGACTCACCCGCGCGCAGTGGCGCGCCCTGAAGGCACTGCATCGGCGCCCCGGCATGCGCCAGAACGAGCTGGCCGAACAACTGGACATGGAGCCCATCGCCGTAGGCCGCGTCATCGATCGCCTGCAAGCGGCGGGATTCGTCGAGCGCCGTGCCGATCCGAAGGACCGCCGCGCCTGGCGCCTGCACGATACCGACCAGGCCCGGGGTGTCATCGACGACATGGAGGATATCGCCCGGGGGCTTCGCCGTGACGCCACCCAAGGCATTTCCACCACGGATCTGCAGACCATGCTCGCCGTGCTGGACCGCATGAAGGAAAATCTCCAGGGCCTCGACGGGCCCGGCGAGGAAAGCTGA
- a CDS encoding VWA domain-containing protein has protein sequence MTAWFADFHFLEPRWLWLLFLVPVLAWLVGRRRPGERMLARLADPALLPYLLDGTPSASRAPVAAFATAALLSILALAGPSWNRQTQPLFAERAAQVVVVSMSPRMLSHDVVPDRLSRARYKVRELYAANRDGLNALVAYTGEAFTVAPLTTDAHSVDDLLNALAPDTMPVDGDDPGKAIDLAADLIRRADLRGGSIVLVTDRADAAAVAAARRARVAGDSVSVLGIGSVRGGPIATDDGGFLKDARGTIVMAQRDDASLASVAGAGGGRFVPVAGDASDVEALAGFAHRDGGGQAVEGTASGEWQDRGPWLLLPLLPIVALAFRRGWLLVFALALAPLSPARADGITDLFRTRDQQAANALAQGHAQQAQALAKDPALRGAAAYRAGDYAAAEKALAPRKDSDSQYNLGNALAKQQRYQDALAAYDRALKANPRNEDAAANRKAVADFLKQQQENKPKQQDKQGGSGDRDEDRKGQQGDKDQRQGQQDGKDGKQGESGRQSGADGNENGEQQGAQDKAGEGEGGDRSKDNGKAQAPKGDATAKSEAERAQAQQAQAALKQKMDQALAARGEGKDAGREHDLGAVSGDDASSKLPADVRRALMRVPDDPGGLLRRKFMLEYQRRHGAEPEE, from the coding sequence ATGACGGCCTGGTTCGCCGACTTCCATTTCCTCGAGCCGCGCTGGCTGTGGCTGCTCTTCCTGGTGCCGGTGCTGGCATGGCTCGTGGGCCGGCGCAGGCCTGGCGAGCGCATGCTCGCGCGCCTCGCCGACCCGGCGCTGCTCCCGTACCTGCTCGACGGCACGCCGTCGGCGTCGCGCGCGCCCGTCGCCGCGTTCGCCACTGCGGCGCTGCTGTCCATCCTGGCTCTCGCGGGCCCGTCGTGGAACAGGCAGACACAACCGCTGTTCGCCGAGCGCGCCGCGCAGGTCGTGGTGGTGTCCATGTCGCCGCGCATGCTGTCGCACGATGTCGTACCCGACCGGCTCAGCCGCGCGCGCTACAAGGTGCGCGAACTTTACGCGGCGAACCGTGACGGCTTGAACGCGCTCGTCGCCTATACGGGCGAAGCCTTCACCGTCGCACCGCTCACGACGGACGCACACAGCGTCGACGACCTCCTTAATGCGCTCGCGCCGGACACCATGCCCGTGGACGGCGACGACCCTGGCAAGGCGATCGACCTCGCCGCCGACCTCATTCGCCGCGCCGACCTGCGCGGCGGCTCCATCGTCCTGGTGACCGATCGCGCGGATGCCGCGGCCGTGGCCGCGGCACGGCGCGCACGCGTCGCCGGCGATAGCGTGTCGGTGCTCGGCATCGGCAGCGTGCGTGGCGGTCCCATCGCCACGGACGACGGTGGCTTCCTGAAGGACGCGCGCGGCACGATCGTGATGGCGCAGCGGGACGACGCGTCGCTGGCCTCGGTCGCCGGCGCGGGCGGTGGCCGCTTCGTCCCGGTCGCGGGCGATGCGTCGGACGTGGAGGCCCTGGCCGGCTTCGCGCACCGCGACGGCGGAGGGCAGGCGGTAGAGGGCACCGCTTCGGGGGAGTGGCAGGACCGCGGCCCCTGGCTGCTGCTTCCGTTGCTGCCGATCGTGGCGCTCGCGTTCCGGCGCGGCTGGCTGCTGGTGTTCGCGCTGGCCCTCGCGCCACTCTCGCCGGCGCGTGCGGACGGCATCACCGACCTGTTCCGCACGCGCGATCAGCAGGCGGCGAACGCGCTGGCGCAGGGTCATGCGCAGCAGGCGCAGGCCCTGGCGAAGGATCCGGCCCTGCGCGGCGCGGCCGCCTATCGCGCGGGCGACTACGCCGCCGCGGAGAAGGCGCTCGCTCCACGCAAGGACAGCGACTCGCAGTACAACCTCGGCAACGCGCTCGCGAAGCAGCAGCGCTATCAGGACGCCCTCGCCGCTTACGACCGCGCGCTGAAGGCGAATCCGCGCAATGAGGATGCCGCGGCCAACCGGAAGGCCGTCGCCGATTTCCTGAAGCAGCAGCAAGAGAACAAGCCGAAGCAGCAGGACAAGCAGGGTGGTTCGGGCGACCGTGACGAGGACCGGAAAGGCCAACAGGGCGACAAGGACCAGCGGCAGGGACAGCAGGACGGCAAGGACGGGAAGCAAGGCGAAAGCGGCCGGCAATCCGGTGCCGACGGCAACGAGAACGGCGAACAGCAGGGCGCGCAGGACAAGGCGGGCGAAGGCGAGGGCGGCGATCGCAGCAAGGACAACGGCAAGGCGCAGGCCCCGAAGGGCGATGCGACGGCGAAATCCGAAGCCGAGCGCGCGCAGGCGCAACAGGCGCAGGCCGCACTGAAGCAGAAGATGGACCAGGCCCTCGCCGCCAGGGGCGAAGGGAAGGATGCCGGCAGGGAACACGATCTCGGCGCGGTATCCGGCGACGATGCATCGTCGAAACTGCCGGCCGACGTGCGGCGCGCGCTGATGCGCGTGCCCGACGATCCGGGTGGCTTGTTGCGGAGGAAGTTCATGCTCGAATACCAACGCCGCCATGGCGCGGAGCCGGAAGAATGA
- a CDS encoding efflux RND transporter permease subunit produces the protein MNLPELCIRRPVMTTLLMSALVIFGIAAYPKLPVNELPNVDFPTININASLPGASPETMASSVATPLEAQLSTIAGIDSMTSSSSLGSTSITVTFALNRSIDGAAQDVQAAISAATRQLPREMPTPPTYRKVNPADAPILYLTMQSSTLPLSTVDDYAETELAQRLSMVDGVAQVNVYGSQKYAVRIAVDPDRLAATGIGVDRMRDAIAAANVNKATGSLNGKRQLLSIRSDGQLMRAADYGQVVVAYRNGAPVRLSDIATPRDSVQDDQKASWFNGGRSITLAIQRQPGANTVETVDNILRLLPGFTATLPPSVKLSVMYDRSSSIRDSVHDVQFTLVLAGILVVLVIYLFLGNASATLIPAVALPISVLGTFGAMFALGYSLDNLSLLALTLAVGFVVDDAIVMLENIMRHIEMGEKPFDAAVIGAGEIGFTIFSMTLSLVAVFIPVMFMGGIVGRLFHEFAVVISVSILISGFVSITLTPMLCSRFVKAHDHEKRSVVVVWFDRGFAAVSGGYTRSLAWCMRHPRVVIGVFALSLAATGLLFAITPKDFIPAGDSGQLRVTTEGPTDISFAAMSARQQAIASIARQDPNIEAVMSSVGAGGPRATANAGSMLLRLKPPGERGHATPDEIIQELRRKFADVPGIRTYIQNPPAIQVGGRQSKAQYQYTVQSTDLHALYEWSGKLVDAFQKLPGFQDVTTDLDLNSPSIVVTVNRDKLAPLGLTMDQVQTALGTAFGENQISTIYGAATQYWVILQVERHMQDDPAVLSRLYVTADSGKLIPLNTVASFQRKPQVLTVNHQGQLPAVTVSFNLAPGVSLSDAVASIDRATTGMKLPPTLSGAVQGTAQAFQDSVKGMGLLLLLAVFVIYLVLGILYESFIHPLTILSGLPAAAVGALLTLVIFNASLDLFAFVGIIMLVGIVKKNAIMMIDFALERQREEGMAPFDAIYEACRVRFRPIMMTTMAAFAGTLPIALGIGAGAETRRPLGLAVVGGLVVSQILTLYLTPVIYLYMNRLQDRLAPAKELEANPVH, from the coding sequence ATGAACCTGCCGGAACTCTGCATCCGCCGGCCCGTGATGACCACGCTGCTGATGTCGGCGCTGGTCATCTTCGGCATCGCCGCCTACCCGAAGCTACCGGTCAACGAGCTGCCCAACGTCGACTTTCCGACGATCAACATCAACGCCAGCCTGCCCGGCGCGTCGCCGGAGACGATGGCATCGTCGGTGGCCACTCCGCTCGAAGCGCAGTTGTCGACCATCGCCGGCATCGATTCGATGACTTCCTCCAGTTCGCTGGGCTCGACGTCCATCACGGTCACCTTCGCGCTGAATCGCAGCATCGACGGCGCGGCACAGGACGTGCAGGCGGCCATCTCCGCCGCGACACGCCAGCTGCCGCGCGAGATGCCCACGCCGCCCACCTACCGCAAGGTGAACCCGGCCGACGCGCCGATTCTCTACCTCACCATGCAGTCGTCGACGCTGCCGCTGTCCACTGTCGACGACTACGCGGAAACCGAGCTGGCCCAGCGGCTGTCGATGGTGGATGGCGTGGCGCAGGTGAATGTCTACGGGTCGCAGAAGTACGCCGTGCGCATCGCCGTCGACCCCGACCGGCTCGCCGCCACGGGTATCGGCGTGGACCGGATGCGCGATGCCATCGCGGCGGCCAACGTGAACAAGGCCACCGGCTCGCTCAACGGCAAGCGACAGCTGCTCTCGATCCGGTCGGACGGCCAGCTGATGCGCGCGGCGGATTACGGCCAGGTGGTCGTCGCCTACCGCAACGGCGCGCCCGTGCGCCTGTCCGACATCGCCACGCCGCGCGACAGCGTGCAGGATGACCAGAAGGCCAGCTGGTTCAACGGCGGACGCTCGATCACGCTGGCGATCCAGCGCCAGCCTGGCGCGAACACCGTGGAAACCGTCGACAACATCCTGCGCCTGCTGCCGGGCTTCACCGCCACGCTGCCGCCCTCGGTGAAGCTGAGCGTGATGTACGACCGCTCGTCGTCGATCCGCGATTCCGTGCACGACGTACAGTTCACCCTCGTGCTCGCGGGCATCCTCGTGGTGCTGGTCATCTACCTGTTCCTCGGCAACGCCTCGGCCACGCTGATTCCAGCCGTGGCGCTTCCGATTTCCGTGCTCGGCACGTTCGGCGCCATGTTCGCCCTCGGCTACAGCCTCGACAATCTCTCGCTGCTGGCGCTCACGCTGGCGGTGGGCTTCGTGGTCGACGACGCCATCGTGATGCTCGAGAACATCATGCGTCACATCGAAATGGGGGAGAAACCCTTCGATGCGGCCGTGATCGGTGCGGGCGAGATCGGTTTCACCATCTTCTCCATGACGCTGTCGCTGGTCGCCGTGTTCATCCCCGTGATGTTCATGGGCGGCATCGTCGGGCGCCTGTTCCACGAATTCGCCGTCGTCATCAGCGTGTCGATCCTGATCTCGGGCTTCGTCTCGATCACGCTCACGCCGATGCTGTGCAGCCGCTTCGTGAAGGCGCACGACCATGAAAAGCGCAGTGTCGTCGTGGTCTGGTTCGATCGCGGCTTTGCCGCCGTGTCCGGCGGCTATACGCGCTCGCTTGCCTGGTGCATGCGCCATCCGCGCGTCGTCATCGGCGTGTTCGCGCTCAGCCTCGCGGCGACGGGCCTGCTGTTCGCGATCACGCCGAAGGACTTCATTCCCGCAGGCGACAGCGGCCAGCTGCGCGTGACGACGGAAGGTCCGACCGACATTTCCTTCGCGGCCATGTCGGCGCGCCAGCAGGCGATCGCCTCGATCGCACGGCAGGATCCGAACATCGAAGCCGTCATGTCGAGCGTCGGCGCGGGCGGGCCGCGCGCCACGGCGAACGCCGGCTCCATGCTGCTCCGCCTGAAGCCGCCCGGCGAACGCGGCCATGCCACGCCCGACGAGATCATCCAGGAGCTGCGGCGCAAGTTCGCCGACGTGCCGGGCATCCGCACGTACATCCAGAATCCGCCGGCGATCCAGGTCGGAGGCCGCCAGTCGAAGGCGCAGTACCAGTACACCGTGCAGTCCACCGACCTGCATGCCCTCTACGAATGGTCGGGAAAACTCGTGGACGCGTTCCAGAAACTGCCGGGTTTCCAGGACGTCACCACCGACCTCGACCTCAACAGCCCGTCCATCGTGGTCACGGTGAACCGCGACAAGCTGGCGCCGCTGGGGCTCACGATGGACCAGGTGCAGACGGCACTCGGCACGGCGTTCGGCGAGAACCAGATCTCCACCATCTACGGGGCGGCGACGCAGTACTGGGTGATCCTGCAGGTCGAGCGCCACATGCAGGACGATCCCGCCGTCCTGTCGCGGCTCTATGTGACCGCGGACAGCGGCAAGCTCATTCCGCTGAACACGGTGGCGAGCTTCCAGCGCAAGCCGCAGGTGCTCACGGTCAACCACCAGGGCCAGCTGCCCGCGGTGACGGTGTCGTTCAACCTGGCGCCGGGCGTATCGCTCAGCGACGCGGTGGCGAGCATCGATCGCGCGACGACGGGAATGAAGCTGCCGCCGACCCTCAGCGGTGCGGTGCAGGGCACGGCGCAGGCCTTCCAGGATTCCGTGAAGGGCATGGGCCTGCTGCTCCTGCTGGCCGTGTTCGTCATCTACCTGGTGCTGGGCATCCTCTATGAAAGCTTCATCCACCCGCTGACGATTCTTTCCGGCCTTCCCGCCGCGGCGGTCGGCGCCTTGCTCACGCTGGTGATCTTCAACGCGTCGCTGGACCTGTTCGCCTTCGTCGGCATCATCATGCTGGTGGGTATCGTGAAGAAGAACGCGATCATGATGATCGACTTCGCGCTCGAACGTCAGCGTGAGGAAGGCATGGCACCGTTCGACGCGATTTACGAAGCTTGCCGCGTGCGTTTCCGTCCGATCATGATGACCACGATGGCGGCCTTCGCGGGCACGCTGCCGATCGCGCTGGGCATCGGCGCAGGCGCGGAAACCCGCCGTCCCCTCGGCCTCGCCGTGGTGGGCGGCCTCGTGGTATCGCAGATCCTGACGCTCTACCTCACGCCGGTGATCTACCTCTACATGAACCGCCTGCAAGACAGGTTGGCGCCGGCGAAGGAGCTCGAGGCCAACCCGGTGCATTAG
- a CDS encoding M20/M25/M40 family metallo-hydrolase produces MRPTFRLHALAACLALAFSAHAADKATTIPAKAVAAATALRDRAMKDDTGYEFVTGLTTEVGPRLAGSPGDARGVAWTVSKFKAMGFDKVYTEKVSYPLWERRSEHAEIVSPFPQPLALTALGYSAGTPKGGLAAQVVGFDDLDALKKADPATVKGKIVYVSTHMHRQKDGHDYRDGSATRTAGAVIAAKMGAAAYLLRSAGTDPHSRTPHTGVTGFQDPKEAIPAAALSLPDADQLERILKEGKPVTVKLDLDVGVVGTYEGSNVIAEVTGAKHPDQVVAIGGHLDSWDLGTGAIDDGAGVAIAAAAAKLIKDMPQRPDRSIRVIAFANEEMGLWGGRAYAEAHAGEVSRFQLGTESDFGAGRIWRMSASVKPSARGAIEQIAKVIEPIGVAYDATKPGGGGSDLSQMHAKGMAALSLTQDGTDYFDYHHNANDTLDKIDPKALAQNVAVYATFAYMAAQADGDFGSAPDAFKNDGAHD; encoded by the coding sequence ATGCGTCCTACGTTCCGTCTCCACGCGCTTGCCGCGTGCCTTGCGCTTGCCTTCTCCGCCCACGCCGCCGACAAGGCCACCACGATTCCCGCCAAGGCCGTCGCCGCCGCTACCGCACTGCGCGACCGGGCGATGAAGGACGACACCGGCTACGAATTCGTCACCGGCCTCACCACCGAAGTCGGCCCGCGCCTCGCCGGCAGCCCCGGCGATGCGCGTGGCGTCGCCTGGACGGTGTCGAAGTTCAAGGCCATGGGCTTCGACAAGGTTTACACCGAGAAGGTGAGCTACCCGCTGTGGGAGCGTCGCAGCGAACACGCCGAGATCGTCTCGCCCTTTCCGCAGCCGCTGGCCCTGACCGCGCTGGGCTACTCGGCCGGCACGCCGAAGGGCGGACTCGCCGCGCAGGTGGTCGGCTTCGACGACCTGGATGCGCTGAAGAAGGCCGATCCGGCGACGGTCAAGGGCAAGATCGTCTACGTCAGCACGCATATGCACCGGCAGAAGGACGGCCACGACTACCGCGACGGCTCGGCCACGCGCACCGCGGGCGCCGTGATCGCCGCGAAGATGGGCGCCGCCGCCTACCTCCTGCGTTCCGCCGGCACCGATCCGCACAGCCGCACGCCGCATACCGGCGTCACCGGGTTCCAGGATCCGAAGGAAGCGATTCCCGCCGCCGCCCTGTCACTGCCCGATGCCGACCAGCTCGAGCGCATCCTCAAGGAAGGCAAGCCCGTGACCGTGAAGCTCGACCTCGACGTCGGTGTCGTCGGTACTTACGAGGGCAGCAACGTCATCGCCGAGGTCACCGGCGCGAAGCATCCGGACCAGGTCGTCGCCATCGGCGGACACCTGGATTCGTGGGACCTCGGCACGGGCGCGATCGACGACGGTGCGGGCGTGGCCATCGCCGCGGCCGCCGCGAAGCTCATCAAGGACATGCCGCAGCGGCCGGATCGCAGCATCCGTGTCATCGCCTTCGCCAACGAGGAAATGGGCCTCTGGGGCGGTCGCGCCTACGCGGAAGCGCACGCCGGGGAGGTCTCGAGGTTCCAGCTCGGTACCGAGTCCGACTTCGGCGCGGGCCGCATCTGGCGCATGAGCGCGAGCGTGAAGCCGTCGGCGCGCGGCGCCATCGAGCAGATCGCGAAGGTGATCGAGCCGATCGGCGTGGCCTACGACGCGACCAAGCCCGGCGGCGGTGGCTCCGATCTCTCGCAGATGCACGCGAAAGGCATGGCCGCGCTGTCGCTCACCCAGGACGGCACCGACTACTTCGATTACCACCACAACGCCAACGACACGCTCGACAAGATCGATCCGAAGGCATTGGCGCAGAACGTGGCGGTGTATGCGACCTTCGCCTACATGGCCGCACAGGCCGACGGCGATTTCGGCTCGGCACCGGACGCGTTCAAGAACGACGGCGCGCACGACTGA